The sequence ATTTCGGGCGCCACTGCGACTAAATCATCAATCGAATGAGTagtggccgcagcagcagctggaacCTGGCCCGCACAAGACGCGACAATCATTATGTTTTGCGACGCCCATGAGTTTCGTAAATCAGAATCGTTTTCCAGAGTACTAAAGGTATCTAGTTAGTAATTTTGCTACACGAAAGGATATTAATTTAGAGATCTAACAATATAAGGGATCCAAGCTGTGCAACGCATAGAACGAGGGTGCGTAATACTATATCTGGCGTTTTATCCAGTCTCACTCTTTCTGCGACGCTCTGAAACGAATCAAACTTGAATCGTTCTTTTTCAGTATCACTTAAGCTATCCAAGACATTTTGTACTGCGTCGAATGAATTTTGAAGATACTGGCTTATATATTTGGATTCATGCGCGTACTGATAAAGCTCATCCATAGGAATCGCTGTCTCAGTCTGGTCTCCGAAAACGAGTAAATGAACTTCTGGCATTTTATCAACTGTTAATGCCACCAGATAGAGATAGGCTGGATTTGTAGTTGTAgcaagtataattatatatgtGCCTCTGCTCGTGTATGTTGTGTATTGCGGATTTAAGATTGTTCCAAAGATGTGAAGTTGGctaattgctttttcttgaGAACACAATTACCAAGCAGTGGTTTCACGAATTATAGAGTGCAACAAACGATGGAACCCTGGTTGCGTTTCAGGTAAGCCGAGGTAACTGGAAGATAGCAATGCGTACCTGGTCTTGCCATTGCAATATCTATTCCGTAAGCATACCCATAGCACCTAGTAAAAGCACGTCGTGGATTCCAAATTTTAAGGGAACTGCGGGAAATATTACTCTTACTTGCAGAGACAGCAAGCCTTATGGCGAGTATAGATAGTCTAAACTATTATAGGAAGTATTCCGACTGTAGCAATTGTCATCAGCATTTATGAATTGCTATGcgaatatattaataaacttaataagtCATAATGAGCCTTCGGGAAAAATTAAATACATGGTTCCATGCTCTCACTGCACGGATATGTGGATTTTTGGCATGTAACAGAAGCTACTCTTACTGCTTAGCAAACGGGCTGTACATAGGAAGCCAGGATGGAAAACAAGGCAGCCCCacaataataaaaatgcagAGACACTACTCCGTACGCCTACAAAGTAATGACAAGACTTTTCCGGAACGTCTATATACCTAGCTGTACGTGTTTATCTCGTTGATCTCCCCAacaaaaaactttttatacagATCTCTAGGAACTAGCCATTATCCACTCCGCATTATAGACACTATGTGTACATAACGGAATTTGCTACCAGGTGCACTATTAACCAACATTATGGAGATGTATTGCAAGAAGGCTAGTGTGGATTTGCCGTTGATCCTTTGGTAAGATAACTGACAAGCGCTTACGCAGAACCAATTTGGAAGGATGCAGGCCAACTATCCGACTGGTCCGCAAGCGGTGTAAGCCTAAgcaaaaagtaatatattggAATCATATTAATAGACCTTATAAtggtaaataaatttaattagcaaaaaaagataataacaataataataaaaagaataatttcAAAAGGGTCGAGGGactaaaaaagctataataatatatttattttatatataatatattatataaaaatttacatttaatactatatttattttaataaaaatatttcaaatagtataaattaaaatacttttaagtaatagtttttataattaaaataatgcAATTTCTAGAAATATATCCAAATCTATAATAATGGAAATGTATTACTTGTTATTGTACGTATCTGTTACCATATTATGCTGTTCCCCACTTTTCAGCCTGGCTTTCAAGTTGTTCAACTGAGTTATAAATTTCTTCAGTAGCTGTCTCTAAGCTTAGACCAGATTTGTTATTGATTCAAGTGTACACAGATCATAATGGCAAGCTCGAACTCGCCTAACCACCTCGGCGACATATCAGACAAGCCATACTCAGTTGTCCGTGAGTCTGCCGATGTGTTGAAACATGGAATCTTGAACCATCCAATTACTGTACCACACCTCATTAGTGGCTTGGATAAATATGCGGACTCAGTGTCATTTGAAGGCTCCGACAACCCTTCCTTGCCGGTTAACTGGCGATTCGCAGAAAGCATAGCCGCTCTGAAAGGACTGGAGTCGATATACGTTAATGCTATCTTGGACAAAGTCTATGGTATAGCACCTCAAAAAGTGTTAATTAATACGTTGGTTACCTATTGCTTATTCTTTTTGGgggtaatttataatactaataataatatagcgaTCATGCATTACTTTTTATCATGTCTCTTATGCTTTGGTCTATTGATCCCGAAGGGCGTAATGTGACCTTTGCGGATACTCGCACCGATCCCTCTGCCAAGGCATTGTAtcatagcctttttaaagaCTATGATGTGCATAGATCTTTGGACGGCCCTTATCGGTGCTGCACGTCAAATATGTACAAGACCAAAGACGGCAAGTTCTATCATATCCACGGATCTATGAACCCGGATAGGATTCTTGATATGTTAAATCTTCCTCGAGAGCCGCCGACAGAAGATACTTTCGAAAAGCTTGTGCCAATATTTTCTGAAATAATTGGCAAAATGGACAGCCACGAGCTAGACAAGCTATCAAACGACGTGTGGAAGCAAGCTGGATCCATTTGCCATCCCATTGAGGAATATAGAGCCACGGAGCATGGCAAAGCTAATGCCCATGTCGGTCTCTGGGAAACCTGGAAGTCAAATGAAAACCAGCCTCCGTGTTGGTGGAGTGACAATGGGAAGAAACCTAGCGATCCGTCTCGCCCCTTGTCAGGGTTAAAAGTTCTAGACGCCACTAGAATTATTGCTGCTCCCATTGTCTCTCGTGGCCTAGCCGAACTTGGAGCAAGTGTACTCCGCATTACCTCGCCATCTATCCCGGATGCGACATTATATCATCCAGAGCTTAATTGGGGCAAGTGGAATGCATCGCTTGACTTTACGAAAGCAGAGGATCGCCAGAAAATGAAGGAATTGATCCTCGAATGCGATGTTTTCATTTCGAGTTACCGCCCTGGAGCATTGGCAAAGTTTGGgtttgatgctgatgatgtgTTGGAAATGTGTAAGGATCGAGAGAAGGGCATCATTGTCGTCAGAATGAATTCATACGGTTGGAACGGACCATTTCAGGAACGGAGTGGATGGCAGCAGATCTCCGATGCTGTAAGTCACAACAAACCTTTTATCAAAATCCACGTTTCTAATTGCGTATAGTTTTGTGGCGTTTCTTATGAATTTGGTCGCGCCATGGGCAATGACGAGCCAGTGACTCCTATATTTCCCAATACTGACTTTTGGTACGTCGTCTCATAAAGGTTGGCTGAATTTATGAAGGAAAACTTCTCACGCATATTTATAGTGCTGGTATTAGTGGCATTTGCGCCGTCATGGATGCAGTAGTGCGACGGGGAGAGGCCGGTGGCTCCTACAAAGTAAATGTGAGTCACATTTTATCCAACTGAATCTATAGCGTCTTATATGTTGCGGTTATCTAATGAACGACCAAATTTTAGCTTGCTCTTGATTATTATACCAACTGGCTAATAAATAATGTCGGAACATACCCTGAAGACGTTTGGAAGCAGCTTTGGGGGAGATATGGATCACCAGTCTATCGACACCACGACCATATGCTCCAACTTCTGTTCAGGATCATGCCGTTGCTGAAAGAGCGATCTGCTTACTTATTCGACCCATCCTATTTCGAGACACGTCCCTGTCCCAATCTCGGTGTCTCGTTAAGGACGGTAAAGCCTGTTTTGCAATTTGTAGATGGAGTGGTGAAACCTGGTTTTACAATTGGAACTAGAGGAAATGCAGTGGATAAGGCACAGTGGCCAGCAGATTTAAAAACGCAGGTGATTGTATAACTGGTGGAAATTGCGAAAAGTTTAGACAATAGGCAATATAGAAATATATCAAGGTATTATGGCCTTTATACGGATTAGCATATCAGTTATCTGCGTTACTTGGGTAGTAGTTggaataaacttaaataggATATTGTCATTTGTTATGAACTTAATTTTAAACGTTGAGTCATCGCATTTTATTATACATATATTCAAGAAATTTGGGTTGGGTATATTCCTATTGTTAGTAAAAACGAAAAATTAATATTCAAGGTTGTatacttaaagtattattgTAAAGCAAACATCAAGAATAACTACAAAATTAT comes from Trichoderma asperellum chromosome 3, complete sequence and encodes:
- a CDS encoding uncharacterized protein (EggNog:ENOG41); this encodes MASSNSPNHLGDISDKPYSVVRESADVLKHGILNHPITVPHLISGLDKYADSVSFEGSDNPSLPVNWRFAESIAALKGLESIYVNAILDKVYGIAPQKVLINTDHALLFIMSLMLWSIDPEGRNVTFADTRTDPSAKALYHSLFKDYDVHRSLDGPYRCCTSNMYKTKDGKFYHIHGSMNPDRILDMLNLPREPPTEDTFEKLVPIFSEIIGKMDSHELDKLSNDVWKQAGSICHPIEEYRATEHGKANAHVGLWETWKSNENQPPCWWSDNGKKPSDPSRPLSGLKVLDATRIIAAPIVSRGLAELGASVLRITSPSIPDATLYHPELNWGKWNASLDFTKAEDRQKMKELILECDVFISSYRPGALAKFGFDADDVLEMCKDREKGIIVVRMNSYGWNGPFQERSGWQQISDAFCGVSYEFGRAMGNDEPVTPIFPNTDFCAGISGICAVMDAVVRRGEAGGSYKVNLALDYYTNWLINNVGTYPEDVWKQLWGRYGSPVYRHHDHMLQLLFRIMPLLKERSAYLFDPSYFETRPCPNLGVSLRTVKPVLQFVDGVVKPGFTIGTRGNAVDKAQWPADLKTQVIV